A window of Acidimicrobiia bacterium genomic DNA:
AGAATACGAAACTACTTCGATTTCAATACCGTCGTGGTCGTTGAAGTAAAACCGGCGGCCCGGCTCGTAATCGGCGTGTGAGTGGGTAATGAACCCTGCTTCTTTTACCCGGGCCTCCACCATGTCGAGATCATCAACCACCACTCCGAGGTGGTTGAGCCCCCCGGGGCTTGAATAACTGTTCCCAATGGTGTCATCGCCGCCTTGGGAGTAAACCGCCACATAATTATCTTTTTCCCCTATATGAAAAGATACCCCGCCGTCTATCGCCGGGCCCGACCAACGCACCGGCCAGTCGAATAACTGGCAAAGCAACTGGGCCGTCGCCTCGGGGTCGCTCACCGTCATATTTACATGTTCAAGTTTTGCTGCCATGACGCGATCTTAGAGGTTTGGTCGGTTCTTATCTATCTAAACATTTAAAAGAGCCAACCCATCTGGAGTACAGGTATCGGGTTCACCCTCGGCGACGGTGAACTCCACTACGAGAACCTTGGTTTCGCCATTCGTCTTACTCCCGACGAAACTCAATCACCCGTAACAACTGCCACCATTTACGAAGACGAGATCTGGCTTGATCGAAACCCTCCGGCCCCAATCGGATAGATAGTGGCCACTCTGGTAGCCAATTAAGAGTAGTTTGACTTTATGGCCAAAAACGTTTTAGGCACCGACCTTTTTGATTGCAGCCTTGACCCGCTCACCGGTTACTACCGCAACGGTTGTTGCGACACCGGGCCCGGCGACATGGGAGTACACACCGTTTGTGCCGTCATGACCAAAGAGTTCCTTACTTTTTCTAAAGAAGCCGGAAACGACCTCTCTACACCCCACCCAGAACACGGGTTTGCCGGATTGCAACCAGGAGACCAGTGGTGCCTTTGCGCCCCCCGCTGGCAAGAAGCATTCGAAGCCGGAAAAGCCCCCCACGTGCGTCTTGAAGCCACCCACATCTTGACCCTCGAATGGGCCAGCCTCAACGACCTCAAAGAACACGCAGCAACCGATAATCAAGAGAATCTCTGACCTAAAGATGGACACTCTTTCTTCCGAGTTGAAGCAGCAACTCCACGAGATTTTCGTAAACGATCCGGTAGCAAAAAAGCTTGAGGCAAACCTCCGAGAGTGGGGCTCAGGTCAAGCAACCGTCGAATTGATCATCAATAAGGACCACACCAACTTTCTTGGTAGCGGGCACGGTGGTGTCCTTTTTACCTTAGGCGACATAGCTTTTTCGTATGCCTGCAACAGTTACGGAAGAAAATCTCTCGCTATTCACGTCTCATTGGATTACCACCGTGGCGTCCACCAAGGGGACACCATCGTGGCCACAGTTACCGAAATCAACCGCAGTCGCCGGTTGGCTAATCACCGGATAGAGATCCACCACGGAACCCATCTTGTCGCTTCTGGCTCGGCCCTAGCTTTTCGCACCGATGACTGGCATTTAGAAAAAGAGTCTTGGCCACAAGCCTGGCAAGAAAACCACTAACCGTCCAAAAAAATTATAGGTTTTGACAAAGCCGGCGGGCCTCAAAAATTGCCGCCGCAATATCTCGGCTCGCTACAGCATCTCCAATACGGAACAAAGCAAACCCTTCCTTACCCAGAGGCTGCGCTTTCCCCTTGGCCAAAGCCGCTAAGTCGGTCACGCCATCGTTGTTTGACTCCCCCGTCAATGATCGCCACAAACCATCGTTAGGTAGCGAACCGTGTTCCACAATCACCGTGTCAACTTCTCGCTGCTCACTTTGGCCAGTGAACTCGTTACGCAAACTGGCCTTTAGCCCCTGGCCCTCCTTGCGCACTCCAACCAAACGCAAATCGGTGGCCATTTTTACCCCCCGACCATAAAGCATGGTCAAATACGCCGGGCCCAAAGTAGCCGACAAATCATGAGCCACCAAGCGGTCTGGAGTCACCAACTCAACGTCATCTACCCCCCGATCAACAAGAAACTCCGCAATTGACGGGCCCCGCTCCGAACCATGATCATCAAAAATCAGCACCCGGCCTATCGGTACAACCTGACCCGACAACACGTCAACTGAAGTACACAGCAAATCCTCACCATATTCAATGCTCCCCACGCCCGGCCAACCCCCAGTTGCCGCAATCACCACCTCCGGGTTTTCGGCTTGCACCTCGGCAATCTCTGCTGGGGTGTTCAAGCGCACCTCAACCCCCAATAAGTCAACCTCAGCAGCCAACCAACCAATGACCCCCATCAACTCCGCCTGACGCTCGCTAGCCCGAGCCGCCACCACCACCTGACCGCCCACCCGATCTTGGGCCTCAAACAAAACCACCTGGTGGCCACGCTCCGCACACACTCGTGCCGCTTCCAAACCACCCGGGCCTGCCCCCACCACCACTATTTTTTTTCTCGGCCCTGCACTAGGCGTCACCAACTGCGACACAAAAGTCTCTCGCCCAGTAGCCGGGTTCTGAATACACACCGCATCCATTCCTAAATGAAGTCGATTGATACACAGTGACGCCCCCACACAAGCCCGAACCCGGTCTTCTTGGCCGGCCGCCAACTTGTTCACCAGATGCGGGTCTGCCATATGCCCGCGGGTCATCCCCACCAAATCTACAAAACCTTCGGCGACCGCGTGGCGAGCCGTCGCAACATCGGTAATACGCGTGGCATGCAACACCGGTACGTCAACCGTATCTTTTATCGACGCCACCAAACCCAGGTAGGGCGCAGTCGGGGTACCCGACGGAGGGATGGCCTTTGCTAGCCCGGCCTCGGTAGCCAACGAAGAGCTCGCCAAATTAAGAAAATTCACTAAACCGCTGGCCGCTATCCGCTGGGCAATCTCTTTGCTCTCTTGGGGTAACAATCCGCCGGGAAGGCCTTCGTCGGCAATCATGCGAATACCCATAAGTAACCCGCCGCCCGTAGCCTCACGCATGGCCGTTAAAACCTCAAAAGTAAAACGTAAACGATTTTCTAAAGAACCTCCGTATTCGTCGGTGCGCTGGTTTACCAAAGGCGTCCAAAACTGGTCAACCAGGTGGCTGGTCGCGCAAAGTTCTACTCCGTCAAGCCCCGCCATCTGCGCTCGAAGAGCCGCCGCCGCAAAATCTTTGGCCACCCGGCGAAAATCAGCTTTCTCCATTTCTTTGGGCCAGCCACGATGCATCGGCTCGCGAACCGACGACGGCCCTATGGTCGGCAGCCAATCCCCGTCGTGAGAAACATTGCGGCGCCCCATGTGGGTGAGTTGACACATGATAGCTGCCCCATGGGCATGCACCCGTTCAACCATGCGGCCAAGAGGTTCCACGATGGCCGCGTTACTGAAATCCAGTTGCCCCCACAAGGAGGCCGAATCAATGGCCACATTTGATGACCCGCCAATCATGGTTAAGCCAATACCTCCTCGTGCTTTTTCTTCGTGGTAAGCCACGTAACGCTCGCTTGGCGTGCCATCAGTGTTATACCCCGGTGCATGACTACTTGAAAAAACCCGATTTTTCAAAACCAAATAGCCCATTTGTAGGGGCTGTAACAAAGGGTCAGAAGACGCGGCCGCTACCGAAAGATTAGTCATTGTAGGGTTCTAGCCCATCTTGAGGCGACAAGCAATAAAGGTCGACTATTAACACAGCCTTCTATCGCCTACTATTCAGGAATGAACTTGCGGAGGCTCAGTGTTGTTTTGGCGTGGACACTGCTGGCTGCCAGTTGCGGCGGCGGCACCGACCAGGGCCCCCTTGAGGCCGCCACTTCGGTAGTTGCCCCAGAAACAGCCAGCGACTCTTTAGGTTTCTCTGTTGACGACAACGGATGGACTTTTCAAAACTATGCCGCCGACGGTGACGCCCAGTTCACGGTGATTGATGCCATTGCCCTTTTCGGTGACGCTGCCGTCTGTGTAGAAACCACCGGCGACTGTACCCCCACCCCCGCCGCCGCCGAATGGATCGCCATGGTGGCTGCCTCAACCGCCGGCGGGGTATGCGAAGGCATGACCGTCACCAGCGCCGACCGTTTCCTAGTGGGTGCCGACCCAATTACCGGCGACTTGGCCTTAACTAGCGACGTACAGCGGCGACTGGCTCGGCTTTTCGCCACCCAATTCTTAGACGACGTTATTGAAGCCACCGAAGCGTGGCGCAACCAATCGATCGCCGCCATCGTGGCCGAACTACAAACTGCACTAGCCGACCCCGACCACGAGCAATACACCCTAGGTATTTACTCCGAGGTCGGCGGACACAGCGTGTTGCCCTACGCCGTAGACCTCAACGAACAAGGCAAAGGGGTCATCCATATTTACGACCCCAACTGGCCGGGACGCCCGCGCTACATAGAGATAGATACCGCCACCAACCAGTGGCGTTTTTCTTACTTCTCCTCCGACCAAGCCGATGACGCCGATGCATGGACGGGCGGCAACGGTTCCATGGACCTCACCCCGCTTTCGGTACGTGAAGCACCATTCCCAGAACCCTTTA
This region includes:
- a CDS encoding VOC family protein, giving the protein MAAKLEHVNMTVSDPEATAQLLCQLFDWPVRWSGPAIDGGVSFHIGEKDNYVAVYSQGGDDTIGNSYSSPGGLNHLGVVVDDLDMVEARVKEAGFITHSHADYEPGRRFYFNDHDGIEIEVVSYS
- a CDS encoding FAD-binding protein — translated: MTNLSVAAASSDPLLQPLQMGYLVLKNRVFSSSHAPGYNTDGTPSERYVAYHEEKARGGIGLTMIGGSSNVAIDSASLWGQLDFSNAAIVEPLGRMVERVHAHGAAIMCQLTHMGRRNVSHDGDWLPTIGPSSVREPMHRGWPKEMEKADFRRVAKDFAAAALRAQMAGLDGVELCATSHLVDQFWTPLVNQRTDEYGGSLENRLRFTFEVLTAMREATGGGLLMGIRMIADEGLPGGLLPQESKEIAQRIAASGLVNFLNLASSSLATEAGLAKAIPPSGTPTAPYLGLVASIKDTVDVPVLHATRITDVATARHAVAEGFVDLVGMTRGHMADPHLVNKLAAGQEDRVRACVGASLCINRLHLGMDAVCIQNPATGRETFVSQLVTPSAGPRKKIVVVGAGPGGLEAARVCAERGHQVVLFEAQDRVGGQVVVAARASERQAELMGVIGWLAAEVDLLGVEVRLNTPAEIAEVQAENPEVVIAATGGWPGVGSIEYGEDLLCTSVDVLSGQVVPIGRVLIFDDHGSERGPSIAEFLVDRGVDDVELVTPDRLVAHDLSATLGPAYLTMLYGRGVKMATDLRLVGVRKEGQGLKASLRNEFTGQSEQREVDTVIVEHGSLPNDGLWRSLTGESNNDGVTDLAALAKGKAQPLGKEGFALFRIGDAVASRDIAAAIFEARRLCQNL
- a CDS encoding DUF2237 domain-containing protein, yielding MAKNVLGTDLFDCSLDPLTGYYRNGCCDTGPGDMGVHTVCAVMTKEFLTFSKEAGNDLSTPHPEHGFAGLQPGDQWCLCAPRWQEAFEAGKAPHVRLEATHILTLEWASLNDLKEHAATDNQENL
- a CDS encoding hotdog fold thioesterase, yielding MDTLSSELKQQLHEIFVNDPVAKKLEANLREWGSGQATVELIINKDHTNFLGSGHGGVLFTLGDIAFSYACNSYGRKSLAIHVSLDYHRGVHQGDTIVATVTEINRSRRLANHRIEIHHGTHLVASGSALAFRTDDWHLEKESWPQAWQENH